AAACGAGTCGATGAACGACAGATACAGCGACATGATGATGCAAAACACAATGACCACGGTCGTCGACCCGACCGTTTCCGCCCGAGTCGGAAACGACACCTTCTTCAGCTCCCCACGCACATCACTGAAGAACTCCCGGATAGAACCCGTCAATTTACTGAACATGCGCGCCTCACCTTCACCCTTACGAGAGGAACTGTGCTCCACCACACTCGGCCAACAGCCCCATTCTCCACCCAGCCACCAAGATCGAGCCTGTCCCGTCCGCTACGTAGCGCTTGGCAGGGGCACTAGGATTTGAACCTAGACTCTCGGTTTTGGAGACCGATGTGCTACCATTGACACCATGCCCCTACGACAGCTGGCAACCCAGCCATTGCGCCGGCAACCCAG
This genomic stretch from Nitrospirota bacterium harbors:
- the secE gene encoding preprotein translocase subunit SecE; the encoded protein is MFSKLTGSIREFFSDVRGELKKVSFPTRAETVGSTTVVIVFCIIMSLYLSFIDSFLVWAVSKIL